The stretch of DNA ATTCCGCCTAGAATGATAATTGGCATGATTAATGCTGGAATTGCTTCTAAGAATGCTTTGCCAATATCTTTGCTTGATTTCTTTGGTTCTTTTAAATAATTACGCTTTTTAGCCAATATATACACCGTTACAACGAGTCCAATACCAATGATGATTCCTGGTACCATTCCGGCGATAAATAAATCTCCAATAGATGCCCCGACAGCTGTCCCATACAATATTAAAGGTATACTCGGTGGTATTATAATTCCTAACGTTCCAGAAACAGCCTGTACTCCACCTGCAAATTCTTTATCATAACCTCGATTAATCATCGCTGGAATCAAGATTGCGCCAAGCGCCGCAGTTGCGGCTACACTTGATCCTGATATAGCAGCAAAGAACATCGTGGTTACTACAGTTACAATCGCTAAGCCTCCTGGTACATGACCAGTAATTGCATTAGCCAAGTTTATTAATCGTTGTGATATCCCCCCATATTCCATTAAAGCACCCGCAAGTATAAACAACGGAATCGCTAGTAAAGGGAAAGAATCAAGTGAGACAAAAGCACGTTGTGCCAATGTTAACAACGGTATGTCTCCAGCTACTAATATCGCCAGACTAGAAGATAACCCTAATGAAATTGCCACAGGTACACCGATAATAAATAGAACAATTAACGATAGAACTAATACAAGTATCATAGTAAGTCACCTACCGTTTCCTTCGAATCATCATCTTCAGGTGGACTTATTAACAATGCAATAATATTACACAACATAAGAAGCGAACCAAGTGGTATTGCCGCATATGCCCACGCCATCGAATACTGTAAAGTTGGCGTCGATTGACCAATTACGATATAGGTCAACTGTGCACCATAAATAACTAACATCAAACTAAAAATTCCACAAATGTATAATACAATTTTTTGCAAGCGTGCTTTGTTTTCTGTTTTTATAATTTCTAATAGAAAATCAATCGCGATGTGCTGATTATGTCTCATCGCTAACCCCGAACCTAAAAACACAATGTAAATCATCAAGTATTTTGCTAATTCTTCTGTCCAGCTTAATGGCACGTTAATGACAAATCGTGTTGTTACTTGCAATACAACCAAAACAGCAAGTCCAACAAGGAAGAAAGATACCAAGTATTTCACCCAATTATTAATGCTATCCATGATATTAATATATGTTTTCATTGGCTCTACTCCCTCATTTCCTGTATGGTATCGTATAGTTCTCTGCCATATTTATCAGCTAATGCTTCATTCACTTCTTGTACAGCTTCTCTAAATGGTTCTTGATCTACTTCTATTACTTCCACACCTTGGTCAAGCATGTCTTGAAGTGCCTCTTCCTCTTCTTGGAAAACGATTTCATTTTGGAAATTACGAGCTTCTTCTGCGGCTTCTAAAACAGCTTCTCTTTCTTCTTCTGTTAAGTCTTCAAAAGCTTTTTCACTCATTAGTAATTGAACATATCCAAATACATGGTCCGTTTTTACAAGGTAATCTTGCACTTCATGAATTCGAGCACTTGCTGTAAAAGCAATTGGATTTTCTTGCGCATCGATAACACCTGTTTGTAATGAGGAATATACTTCTCCAAAGTTCATTGGAGTTGGACTAGCTCCCATCGCCGTCCACCCTTCGACGGATGCCTCGATGTTTGGTACTCTGATTTTCACACCTCTTAAATCAGAAGGTGATTCAACCAATTTATTTGTTGTTAGTTCCCGCGGTCCTCTAAGCCAGAACTCTAACCCTCGCACACCTGTTTCTTCCAGCATTTCCTCCTGCAATCGCTTTCCATTTTCGCCGTAAACAAACTCCTCCAAGTGTTCCAAATCTTCAAATAAATAAGGTAGTTCTAAGATGGAATAAGGCTCATAAAAGTTAGACATTACACCGGCAACTAATGCAAAATCTACTGATCCTATTTGCATGCCCTCTACTAAATCACGGTCTGACCCCAAAGTAGAGCTTGGATAAACCTCTACTTTGACGGTACCATTTGTTTTTTCAGACACTAGTTCTGCAAATCTGACTGATCCCTTATGCCAAGCATTGGACTCACTTTGTATATGTCCTAGCCTTAACACTTTTGGTTCCTCAGCACTCGATGTTCCTTGACTACACGCAGCTAATAGTAAAGCTACAGCCGATAAAAGTAATACGATTATTTTTGATTTCATTTTTATCCCCCTATTCAAATGAAACAAGTACTTTAACGGATTTATCTTTCTTTTTATCTACAATTGTAAAACCCTTTGCTGCTTCTTCATAATGCAATTTATGGGAAATAACCTTCTCTACATCAAGTTTCCCGCTTGCGATTATTTCTAGGGCTTCTTCTGTATCCGGACGGTTATATGTCATGCACCCAATAATTTCTTTTTCATTTTGCTGTAACTGTTCGATATCAACAGACTGTTGTCCATGGAACATGGCTACGGTAACCACTCGTCCACCTTTTCTTAGTAGATTAAGAGAGTCATTTACAATACCAGGAACACCCGCAGTGATAAATACTTTATCAAAAGATCCTTTATCTAAGCTCTGCTTCGCATCATGAATCCAGTTTGAATTATCCTTAATATTAATAACTTCTGAAGCACCCATTTCTTTTGCCACTTGTAGTGAATAGTCGAGCACATCCGTAACAACAATATCTTTTACGCCTTTAGCTTTCACAGCGATAAGTGTAAGAAGGCCAATTGGTCCGGCTCCCAAAATTGCTACTCGATCGGTTGGTTGAACATCGCCTTTAAACGCTGCATGTACACCTACAGCAAGAGGTTCGACTAATACACCTTGATCATAACTAACGGAATCTGGTAATTTAATTACTTGTTCTTCAGGCGATGCGAAATATTCAGCCATTGTCCCTAACCAGTCTCCCATTCCTGGAGCTAGTCTTGTATCAGAGTAATTTACATTTCCCGTCATTACTCCTTCACTCTCACCTGTACCGATTTGCGGCTCCACCGTTACTCGATCACCAACCTTGAATTTAGTAACGGATGATCCAACTTCTACAACTTCTCCAGCTACTTCATGTCCAATAACGACCGGGGGTTTACGAAATGGATGTAAGCCTTTATACGTATGAATATCGGAACCGCAAATCCCAGCGACATTTACTTTGATTTGCACCTCATTCGGTTTTAACTCGGGGACCTCTATATCTTTCACAATAATTTTCTCAGCATCTTCTACAAATACCGCTTTCATAAACTATCTCTCCCTCTTATATCAGCAGGAGTTATTGAAAGTACATCATCTTGGAGTCCAATAGATGCTTTTTCATTAACTCTACGCACTTTATATCTCCTGTTTTTAAAGCATCTAAAACTTCTACATGTTCGGAGTAAAACTTCTCTACCCTACCAGGATCTTTCTTGAGATGGCGAAGTGTAATTCTTCTTAAGTGATCTTGGTAGTTTAATAAAACTCTCGTGATCTCCTTATTTGCTACAAATTGACTTATCGCTAAGTGAAACTCATGGTCTAATGTAGCAAATAATGTAACATCTTTCGTTTTAGCAGCCTCTTTAGTTGCTTGTACGTTTTGTTCCAATTCTTTTAATTGTTCATCTGTAATACGGTGATACAGTTCTTGGCAATTAAACGTTTCTAATGCTATTCGCAAATTATATATATCGTTGATTCGTTCAATAGAAATATCATTGACAATGATTCCTTGCTTTGACGAAACAGTAACAAATCCTTCAGACTCTAATCTTACGAGCGCATTTTTTATTGGTGTTTTACTCATACCTAACTCATCTATTAATGTACGCTCTGATAAAAATTGTCCCGCTTCATAATGCTCTTCTAAAATTTTGGATTTTATTTCCTGATAGGCAACGTCTTTTAATAACATATTCAAATACATCCTTTAACAAAATTATTTAGAGCCTGACTGATAGACTTTCTCGAAAAACGCTGGTCCTCCAAGTTGACCACTCTTTAATGCAATTTCTAGTCCATCATATTTTGCTCTCTCTGAATATGCTATACATAAAGGTGCCCCGGGCGCAATAGAATCGAGCACTTCTAGTCCATAAATATCAAGATTTGAAGTAACAAAGCCCGATGTGTCACCACCAGATATGATTACTCTTCGCAAATCAGCTCGATCAATAACTGACTTTGTCCACTCGCCTAATTTTTCGCCAATGTATATGCCTATATCTTGTTTATTGATGCCGTTATTTAGTAGATGCTCTTTTGTACGAGCAATAATTGGATCCTCGTTACCTTTTGCTGTATACATTATTACTTTTTTCTTTTCTTCTATTTGCTGAATGATGTTATCTAAGAATGCTTCAACGAGAGAAGGATCTGTATACATTTCAAATGGTATTTGAATTAATTCAAACCCAGCTTCTTCTGCATTCTCTAATTGTTGCTTTGTTACATCAGAGACACTTCCAGAAACAGCGAATAGTTGATGAACATTGCTTGGACTGGTGGCTTTATTTTCTTTTGCTATTACGCCTTCCCGTCTTACTGCATCGCCAATTGCATATTCTACACCGGATGATCCGACTATAAACTGAGGCTCATCGCTTCGCTTTTCCCACAATACTTCTGAAACTTTTTTCATGTGAGAAGCATTCAATGCATCATAGAGTATAATATCAGCTTCATTATTTTCTTGATTTATTATTTGTTGGGCAGTGTTAGCCTCTAAATCTAATACATTTACTTTTGCGATCTTTTGTTTTGTCTGCGCTTGCAAATGTTTTGCTAAATCTGCCTCATCCATTGGAGTAACTGGATGTTTGGACATCACTGGATGTTTATCCAATCGATATATTTCTTCCTGGAATTTTGCAAAATGTTCACCAAAGACTGTATACCTTCCCAAATTCGGGGCTGCTACAAGAAGTGGATAACTTCCTTTTGTAAAATAGTTTCTTGCTATATCAATAGCAAAACCGATACTCCCAACCTCTGGAGCAGAGTCGAATGTAGAACAAACTTTATAATGGACAAAGGTTGGATTTAGTTGACGTAAGAATTCATAGACTGGAGACAATTCTTCCTCCATACCCTTGGTACCTTTTGCTCTAGCAGTTCCTGCAACCCCTATACAATCTACGTGTCGAAAGCGATCGATCATTTCCTGGTCTGGAATCTTGAGAAAAAGTATTGTTTTCAAACCGTATTGATCCAGTGCTTCCATTGCATCCGTTGATCCGGTGAAATCATCACCATAAAACCCTAATAAAAGCCTTTTCATCCTTATCACCACCAAAATATCTAACTTAGATCTATGTTGTATCTAAAAAAGATATTAACAGTTAACTGAAAAACTGTCAATAATCCGAAAATTATTTTTAACATTATTCAGCAAACTAAAAAGCGAGCCCACGATGCATAAGCATCAGAAGGCTCGCCTGCCGCTTTAGAATAAGCGAAGTAAATTTTTGACTTGATTTTTTAACACCTAATCATTCGGATTAACGTTATTTTACTATCTGTCATTCCGTTAACTGATCCATCACCCAATTTGTCCTAGCGCCACTTTCACCAGTGCTTGGGGCTTGTTTAGAATCTGAGGTTAGATCCTTCACGATCGATTCAATTAGCGGTTGATGGACATGTTTTGGACGTTCAAATGTCCATTCTTCCTGTCCATCGGCAGTTGTCAGAATGATAGGATCATCCCCAAAGGTAGAAAAGGTTATCTTCCCCTTACTGCCAACAATTTCATTTTTATCTATATTCTCAAAAGCAGTGAAACACCAATTCCCAACTCCATGCACGCCAGATTGGAATCGATAAGTGCCAGTAACAATATCTTCTGCTTCATAGTATTCCGCTTGATTGGACTTCATTCCATGCACCTCTTCAATTGGCCCAAGTAAGAAATCAAGAATATCTAATGTATGGCTGGCAAGGTCAAAAAACAGTCCTCCGCCCGATATTTCGGGTTGTAATCTCCATGGTAGTGATGATGCCTTTATATCTTCTGAGACTTTTTGATATTGCGTCGTTGAGACAAAACGCACGTCGCCTATTGTCTTGGCATCAAGTAATTCCTTCACTTTTTTAAATCTAGGTTGTGCTCTGCGATAATATGCGACATACAGCGGAACGCCTGCATCCTTACACGCCTGGATCATTTGCTGGCATTCTGCTTCGTTCAATGCCATTGGTTTTTCGACATATACAGGTTTCCCTGCCTGAGCTACCTTCAGAGTATACTCTTTATGGGAACCTGGTGGCGTCGCGATATACACGGCATCTACATTCGCATCGTTGATTAAAGCATCCGCATCATCATACCAGGTTGGCACGTTATGCCTTTTTGCATAGTCCTTAGCAAGTTCCCCTGTTCTTCGCATGACTGCCACTAGCTCAGAATGATCTACCTTTTGAAATGCCGGTCCACTTTTTACCTCCGTTACATCACCGCAACCAATAATACCCCAACGCACCTTCTTATACTTCATTCGTTATCCCACTCCCCTTTAAACGCATGTTCAGTTTATGTGTAGTGTACCACTAATACGCGCTTTCGGATATGAGTTTTGTCTTATTAAGCGATCAACTTTACTAAGTACAATTCACTAATCTAATATTTTTGAATTATTATTTGTTTATTCTAATTCTAAACGGGAACTAACGAAGTAACACACTTATTAATTGAGGAGGAGCTTTTGATGAGTAATCAAGAACAAAACAAAAAGAATCAGCAGCTAGATCAATTCCGAGTTAATGATAAAGATAAATCTCTTACAACCAATCAAGGATTAAAAATGAATGAAGATGAGTTTTCACTAAAAGCAGGTGAACGTGGCCCGTCATTATTAGAAGACTTTCATCTGCGAGAGAAGATCACCCACTTTGACCATGAACGCATTCCGGAACGTGTTGTCCATGCAAGAGGTTTTGCTGCCCATGGGGAATTTGAAGTTTATGAATCACTTGCCCCATATACAAAAGCAAATTTCCTAGGTGAAGCAGGAAAGAAGACACCAGTATTTGTACGTTTTTCTACCGTAGCAGGTTCTCGTGGATCAGGTGATATGGCACGTGACGTCAGAGGTTTTGCAACAAAATTTTACACAGATGAAGGAAACTATGACTTAGTTGGAAATAACATTCCCGTCTTCTTTATACAAGACGGCATTAAATTTCCTGACTTGATCCACGCAGTTAAACCCGAACCACATAATGAAATACCACAAGCACAATCTGCTCATGATACATTTTGGGATTTTGTTGCCAATAACCAGGAAACTGCACATATGATTATGTGGCATCTGTCCGACCGGGCAATTCCGCGAAGCTTTCGAATGATGGAAGGCTTTGGTGTCCATACATTCCGTTTTGTTAATGAGGAAGGACAAGCTTTCTTTGTAAAATTCCACTGGAAACCTGTCTTAGGTGTACATTCGGTCATTTGGGATGAAGCATTAAAATTAAACGGTAATGACCCTGATTTCCAACGCCGTGACCTGTATGACGCGATTGAAAATGGTCAATATCCTGAGTACGAGTTAGGATTACAAATTATAAAAGAAGAAGATGAATTTAACTTTGATTTTGATGTTCTAGACCCAACCAAGATATGGCCAGAAGAAGATGTACCTGTGAAAATTGTTGGTAAAATGACATTGAATCAGAATATAGATAATTATTTTGCAGAAACCGAACAAGTTGCCTTTCATCCAGGTCATGTCGTACCAGGGATTGATTTTACGAATGATCCGTTGTTACAAGCACGTCTCTTTTCATATACAGACACGCAGCTCATTCGTTTAGGTGGACCTAACTTTCATGAAATCCCAATTAACCGACCTGTCTGCCCATTCCATAATAATCAACGTGATGGCTATGGAAGACAAACGATTAATTCTGGACAAGTAAGCTACCATAAAAACTCCTTGGCAGATAATACACCAACACCTGTAAGTGAGGAAAATGGTGGCTATAAACACTATCAAGAGAAGGTTGAAGGCAAGAAAGTACGAGCTCGCAGTATTAGTTTTGAGGATCACTTCACACAAGCTGCATTATTCTGGAATAGTATGAGCGATGTCGAGAAAAACCACATCATTGATGCGTTTAGCTTTGAACTTGGAAAGTGTAAGGAAGTAGCGATTCGCGAACAAGTTCTCGATATGTTCTCCAATGTCAGCCATGACCTTGTCACAGGAATTGCGGAGAACTTAGGCTTAGCGATACCAAAGAAAAAAGAAATCGACTATACGAAATCGTCACCAGCCTTAAGCCAAGCCAACACAAAGAAAAAAGCGGACACGCGTAAAGTTGGCATTATTGTCGCTGATGGATTCGATGAAGAATTATTCTCTCATATAAAAGCATTAAATGAAGCAAACATTAATCCGGAAATCATTAGTGATCACCAAGGATCCATTTCAAGTAAAGAAGGAAATAAAATTCCGGTACACCATACCTTTAAGACGGCAGACTCTGTACTCTTTGATTCCATACTAATCGCTAGTAAAGAGGGGACTAAACCATTATTCACAAAAGAAGCTCCAAACTTCGTGAAAGAAGCTTACATGCACTATAAACCAATTAGTGCGCTTCAAGATGGCGCTTCTGTGCTTCATGATTTAGGACTAACAGATGAAAAAGGTGTAGTTACCAATAATGCAAGTCAATTTGTAGAAGCAGTTGCCGAAGCGAGATTCTGGAATCGTGACGGGAAGTAAATAATAGAAGAGGCTGGGACAAAAGAATTCGCACAATTGTCTCAGCCTCTTTCCTGTTCACTATAAAATTCACAAACCCAAAAGGGCTTACATATCCCTTGTATGAACGCATCTTTCCTAAGCAACCGTTAATTTGAAACGATTCGTAATCCTATTACTGCAACAACTATTAAACTTAAGAAGAATATACGTTTGCGATCTGCTGAATCATTATAAAAAATCATACCAATCACTACACTTCCAACTGTTCCCATACCCGTCCATACTGCATAAGCAACACCTAATGGAATAGTAGACATTGCAATGGATAATAAGGTTAAGCTAACAGCAAATCCAATAATCAAAAAAGCAAATCCAGATTTCTTTTTCCCAGCAGATACTTTCTGAATTCCGTTAACACCTACTACTTCGGATAGACCTGCAAGAATTAGGATGATCCAATTCATGCTTTACCAACCTCTTTCTGTTGCTTTTTTTAACCTGTAACGGATTTTAATCCTAATACTCCGACTAATAGTAATACAACAAATAAAATAACACCTACGTTAACTGCAGCACCGAAAAAGATAATATCAACAGTAACTGTCCCTAAAGTACCCAACCCTACAAACACAGCATAAACGGTAGCAGTTGGCAGTCGAGTAGATGAAACAATCAATGTTCCAAAGCTTACTATGATTGCTATAATAGTGAGTGTCCAAGTTAAACCATCGTTGGCATACTTCAATCCAGATGCCCAACCCACTTCAAAAATCGCAGCAATTACAACAAGAAACCACCACATGATTAAATCTCTCCTTTTAATGATTTAGGATTATTATCACCAATATTGTAAACAACAACCCTTCTTTATAAAAAACCAAAAAACCCGGGACATACCACTATACTTAGTGATATCTCCCGGGCTTTTATCCCTCCGTGGACAAAGAAAAAATTCTTTGCACTTTCTCTCGGACCAGACCCAATAAGGCGGAACCCTAGAAAGTATTTACGAATGATTATATTCAATTCTAACTAAATCATAGTACAAAATTCGAAAAAAGACAAGCGTCACGGGCGGAATTATTGCGTAGATGTCACGAAACTACGATGGCAAGTAGTGTGGTTTTAACGCCAAGATGGCCCCGGTTTTTCGAAAAATTCCGGGGATCATCCGGCGAGCTTATTTTAGTAACTAAATCCTAAAATCGTTTTTGCCTGAACCATTTTGTAACGCACAGCCGACTGCTTCATTATAATAAAAATCCTCCATAGATTAATGCACCCGCGATGACAAATGCAGGATGTAATTTCATTCGCTCCATCAATACATAACTAACGATGGCAAGTAGTGCGGTTTGCCAGAACCCTACCCCAATGTAAGATTCACTAAAGAAACGCCATGCCATTACACCGAGTAAGATTCCGATCACTGGCCGTATGTAGAGGGTCATTCGTTTTACTTTTGGAGAATTTTTGTACTTGTAAAGAATACCTAATAACACGATAATTAATACCAACGATGGAGCAACTGTTGCAAATACAGAAATGGATGCACCCAAAGCTCCTGCAACATCGTAGCCAATATAACCCGCCATCTTTGTAGCAATTGGTCCCGGCAAAGAATTGGCAAGTGCAAGCACTTCACTGAATTCTTGAACTGTCATCCATCCGAATCGACTAACCACTTCATTCTCTACTAATGGAATCGACGCTGGACCTCCACCATAACCAAGAATTCCTGGTATAAAGAAGGCGATAAATAGTTCCAAATAAACCATTATGAACCACCTTCCCTTGCTGGTTTCTCTTCCTCTTGTTCAGGAATCTTATCCTTTTTTAATAAAGCAATAGCAAGTAACGCTGCGATAAGAATACCTGGATGGATCTGTAACAATTCAAGCAGAACGAAAGCAATGATTAACATAATGCCAGTTTGCATCCAACCCATACCTTTGCCGGCTTTATCTATAAATTGCCATGTCAATGTCGCTAGCATCACCGCAACTACAGGGATCACTGCTGCCGTCATTCCTTGTACCCAATCGTATTCCTTAAAAGAGGACAGTGATACTAACAAACCGATCATAAGAAAGATGGTTGGCACAATACCAGCTAGTACGGCATTAAGCATTCCCCAAAAACCTGTAACTTGATAACCGATGTACCCTGCAAGCTTGGTTGCGATTGGACCTGGGAGTGTATTCGCAAGTGCTAATACATCTCCAAAGTCCTCTTCATTCATCCATTTATATTTTTCCACAACTTCTTTATAAATAAGCGGTATGGAACTTGGGCCTCCACCAAATCCCAACATACCCACGCGAAAAAAAGCGATAAAAATATTCCAATGTGTTCTCATATAGCAAATTCCTTTACTGAGCTGTTGTTGTTGCTTACCAAGCGGCTACCGTACCATCTGTACGGGATTCCGTGCCGCCAACCAGTACGCCTGTTTCGGGATTTCTCCAAATGATCTGCCCGCGCCCAAAACTGTTCGGTTCTAATTGAATACGTATGTTGTGACCTTTCTTCGCTAAATCCATTGCGATGTGGTGCGGGAAAGTGTTTTCCACTTCGACTTGTTTGTCTTTCATCCATTGCCACCTTGGTGCATCTAAAGCTGCTTGCGGATTTAACTGAAAATCAATGGTATTCATAATTACTTGTACATGACCTTGAGGCTGCATAAATCCTCCCATCACGCCAAAAGGACCGATTGGTTCTGCGTCTTTTGTTAAAAATCCAGGAATAATCGTATGATATGTTCGCTTATTTCCAGCTAATGCATTGACATGATTCGGATCCATCGAAAAATTATGCCCGCGATTTTGCAGAGCAATTCCCGTGCCAGGAACCACAAGGCCAGAACCAAATCCCATATAATTACTTTGAATAAAGGAAACCATATTCCCCTCATTGTCTGCCGTTGCTAAATATACGGTACCGCTTAGCGCTGGTTCGCCTGCTTTTGGTTGAATCGCTTCATCTCCAATCAGACCTCTTCGATACTCTCCATAGGAATCACTCAATAATTCTTCCACCGAATGCTTCATATGATCTTTTTCTGTCACATGTTCCTGCCCATCAGCAAAAGCAAGTTTAATTGCTTCCATTTGCTTATGATACGTGTCAGTTACTTCTTTCGTATCAAATGTATATCCTTTTAAGATATTTAATGCTTGTAAAGCGATGATCCCTTGTCCGTTTGGCGGTATTTCCCACACATCATAGCCACGGTAATTTACTTTAATCGGGTCCACCCACTCTGGTTGATGAGCTGCCAGGTCCTCTGCTGTTAAAAATCCGTCATTCGCTTCAGAGAATGCACTTATTTTCGCCGCCAATTCTCCACGGTAAAATGATTCCCCGTCTGTATCGGCAATTTCTTGTAGTGTGTTTGCATGATTAGGCGAGCGCCACATCTCTCCTGTTTCTGGAGCACGACCGTTTGGAGCAAAGGTCTCAAACCATTCATGAAACATATCATCCGATAATTCCTTTTTAAAAACCGTATATGCCTTTTTCCAAAACTTACTTAACGTTGGTGACAAAGGATACCCGTCTCGTGCGTAATTAATCGCTGGTTGCAATACTTCTTGTAACGATAGCTTGCCAAACCTCTTGGATAATGCTGCCCAAGCACTTGGTGCTCCAGGTACCGTAACTGGAATCCAACCATATTTTGGGATGTGATCCTTTCCTGTTTCTTTCACTTTGTCAATGGAGATGGATTGCGGTGAACGGCCACTTGCATTAAGTCCATGCAGTTTACCTTTTGTCCATACTAACGCAAAAGCGTCACCGCCAATCCCATTCGAAGTCGGTTCGACAACTGTTAAACATGCCGCTGTAGCAATTGCAGCGTCAATCGCATTACCACCTTTTTTTAGAATCGACAGTCCGGCTTCTGATGCAAGTGGCTGCGATGTTGCCACCATTCCATTTTTTGCATAGGTTGCATGCCTTGGATTTGTATAAGGATATGTTTCGGTATGAAAAAAATTCATCAAATCTCCCTTTCTATTACGTGTTCAAAAAGGAGGATGAAAAGGACCGAGAAGTTCGAGGCGGCGTAGCTCCCCGTACCAGAACGTATGTAATGAATACGTGAGGAACTTAAAGCTGAGCTAACGAGCTTCCACAGGATGTGGTGATTTCTGCGTTGCCCACAGGACGTGGGCGATTTTAGCAGAAGGTCCCCCCTGATATGTGTCATTTTCACCACACTTTTTGAACAACCTTTTCTATTATTCTTTCACTTTCTTACTTATCTTCATATTACTATAGATCCCATATCCCATCGATAGGATCGATAGGATAATTAAAGCTGCCGATATTGGGCGAGTGAAAAACATAGTCAAACTGGGACTCACCGATACAGCTTGGCGCAAGTTTTCTTCAATCATTGGACCTAAAATGATCCCTAAAATAAATGGCGCTAACGGAAATTTATTGGCCTTCATCCAAAATCCGAGCAGCCCGAAAATCAGTAGAACCCACACATCAAAGATTCGATTATTTACTGCGAAACTTCCAAGCACACATAATAATAGAACAATAGGCACTAATAAGTGATGCGGGATTTGGTTAATTTTCATAAAGACTTTGATGCCAAAGCTTTGGATAATCAGCATTAAAATGGCTGCGATAAATAATGAAATAAAGATTCCATTTACGAGAACGGGCTGATTCTGCATTAACAATGGTCCTGGTTGAATACCGTGTATTAATAATGCTCCAAGCATCATCGCTGTTACAGCGTCACCCGGAATCCCGAAAGAAAGCATCGGTACAAGTGAACCACCTATGGAAGAGTTGTTCGCAGATTCTGCTGCAATTAGCCCATCCTTACTCCCTTTTCCAAATTCCTGAGGCTTCTTGGAAAACTTCTTGGCAACATCATAGCTCAAGATATTCGCAATACTACCACCGGCTGCTGGTAAGATACCGACCAATGTACCAACCAGGCTCGAGCGGATCACATTCACTCCTGATTTCCATAAATCTCGAATAGTTTGTAGTATCGGATAAGAGACCGAAGCGCTGCTATCGAGAGATAATTGGCCCGGTGGCTTACGTATATCATCCATTAATTGAGAAAAGGCAAATATCCCAATTAGAACGGGGAGAAAGTTAAATCCTGCCATCAGCTCGGTCATGCCAAAGGTAAATCGCGACACAGCGGTGAGCGGATCGGATCCTACCATTGAAAACATCAAACCCAAACTACCAGCGATTAAGCCTTTTAATAACGAACCTTCACTTAGACTGGCAATAGCGCTAATCCCAAATAACA from Oceanobacillus iheyensis HTE831 encodes:
- a CDS encoding TRAP transporter large permease, which codes for MILVLVLSLIVLFIIGVPVAISLGLSSSLAILVAGDIPLLTLAQRAFVSLDSFPLLAIPLFILAGALMEYGGISQRLINLANAITGHVPGGLAIVTVVTTMFFAAISGSSVAATAALGAILIPAMINRGYDKEFAGGVQAVSGTLGIIIPPSIPLILYGTAVGASIGDLFIAGMVPGIIIGIGLVVTVYILAKKRNYLKEPKKSSKDIGKAFLEAIPALIMPIIILGGIYSGIFTATEAAGVAVAYAFIVSVFVYKAINKVNIKEILTQASVTTSTIMFILATAGLFSWILTIENIPQQVASLITSISDSPMVFLTIVILVLLLVGMFMETNASIIILAPILVPVAVELGLDPVHFGIVMIVTLAIGMVTPPLGLNLFVVSKIGKVRIDHLTKGLIPFYIAILISLIVITYIPSITMSLVEWMK
- a CDS encoding zinc-dependent alcohol dehydrogenase; the protein is MKAVFVEDAEKIIVKDIEVPELKPNEVQIKVNVAGICGSDIHTYKGLHPFRKPPVVIGHEVAGEVVEVGSSVTKFKVGDRVTVEPQIGTGESEGVMTGNVNYSDTRLAPGMGDWLGTMAEYFASPEEQVIKLPDSVSYDQGVLVEPLAVGVHAAFKGDVQPTDRVAILGAGPIGLLTLIAVKAKGVKDIVVTDVLDYSLQVAKEMGASEVINIKDNSNWIHDAKQSLDKGSFDKVFITAGVPGIVNDSLNLLRKGGRVVTVAMFHGQQSVDIEQLQQNEKEIIGCMTYNRPDTEEALEIIASGKLDVEKVISHKLHYEEAAKGFTIVDKKKDKSVKVLVSFE
- a CDS encoding TRAP transporter substrate-binding protein gives rise to the protein MKSKIIVLLLSAVALLLAACSQGTSSAEEPKVLRLGHIQSESNAWHKGSVRFAELVSEKTNGTVKVEVYPSSTLGSDRDLVEGMQIGSVDFALVAGVMSNFYEPYSILELPYLFEDLEHLEEFVYGENGKRLQEEMLEETGVRGLEFWLRGPRELTTNKLVESPSDLRGVKIRVPNIEASVEGWTAMGASPTPMNFGEVYSSLQTGVIDAQENPIAFTASARIHEVQDYLVKTDHVFGYVQLLMSEKAFEDLTEEEREAVLEAAEEARNFQNEIVFQEEEEALQDMLDQGVEVIEVDQEPFREAVQEVNEALADKYGRELYDTIQEMRE
- a CDS encoding GntR family transcriptional regulator is translated as MLLKDVAYQEIKSKILEEHYEAGQFLSERTLIDELGMSKTPIKNALVRLESEGFVTVSSKQGIIVNDISIERINDIYNLRIALETFNCQELYHRITDEQLKELEQNVQATKEAAKTKDVTLFATLDHEFHLAISQFVANKEITRVLLNYQDHLRRITLRHLKKDPGRVEKFYSEHVEVLDALKTGDIKCVELMKKHLLDSKMMYFQ
- a CDS encoding TRAP transporter small permease, with the translated sequence MKTYINIMDSINNWVKYLVSFFLVGLAVLVVLQVTTRFVINVPLSWTEELAKYLMIYIVFLGSGLAMRHNQHIAIDFLLEIIKTENKARLQKIVLYICGIFSLMLVIYGAQLTYIVIGQSTPTLQYSMAWAYAAIPLGSLLMLCNIIALLISPPEDDDSKETVGDLL